The following are encoded together in the Thermostichus vulcanus str. 'Rupite' genome:
- a CDS encoding Fe2+-dependent dioxygenase yields MILCIADVLNSVELSKIAELLNQAEFIDGRVTAGWNAKLVKNNTQLSKGSLQGRRVQDIITAALARNSLFQLAARPKIIHPVLVSRYEVGMSYGIHTDDAVMSTQQQLMRSDISFTLFLSPPEAYRGGELIIDSTEGERAYKLPAGAMILYPSSTLHRVETITMGIRLAAVGWIQSLIRDPQEREVLFDLETARQQIFQELGKTRSFDLLSKVYANLLRKWVDL; encoded by the coding sequence ATGATTCTATGTATTGCAGATGTTCTCAATTCAGTAGAGTTAAGCAAGATCGCAGAGCTATTGAATCAAGCGGAATTTATCGATGGAAGAGTCACAGCAGGATGGAATGCAAAACTGGTTAAAAATAATACCCAGCTATCCAAGGGATCCCTTCAAGGACGAAGAGTGCAGGATATTATCACTGCGGCTCTGGCTCGTAACTCGCTGTTCCAATTGGCAGCTCGACCTAAAATCATTCATCCCGTCCTGGTCAGCCGCTACGAAGTAGGTATGTCCTATGGGATCCACACAGATGATGCCGTGATGTCAACCCAACAACAGTTGATGCGATCGGATATTTCTTTCACTTTGTTTCTGAGCCCTCCAGAAGCGTATAGGGGAGGAGAATTAATCATTGATAGTACGGAGGGGGAACGAGCCTACAAATTGCCTGCTGGGGCGATGATCCTCTACCCCTCATCAACGTTGCATCGAGTAGAAACCATTACGATGGGGATCCGTTTAGCAGCTGTGGGTTGGATTCAGAGCCTAATCAGAGATCCCCAGGAAAGAGAGGTTCTCTTTGATTTGGAAACAGCCCGGCAGCAAATTTTTCAAGAACTGGGCAAAACGCGCAGCTTTGATCTTCTCTCCAAGGTTTATGCCAACCTCCTGAGGAAGTGGGTGGATTTGTAA